A genomic stretch from Penicillium digitatum chromosome 4, complete sequence includes:
- a CDS encoding Imidazoleglycerol-phosphate dehydratase produces MHLPTLLLSLTLTLTIQTTATPLPISLFARDAALTESQLIAIAPSSKSCTDAPAEGECATAKQAAKFTSQSFDTYKVTSKAEQAAVISLMAFESGDFKYNKNHFPGVAGQGTRNMQSPSFNKLYASSLPALKDKLPSVSNSPADLLDLLRSDGATDFGSGAWFLTTQCSKEVRSALADGSETGWQRFISDCVGTSVTDERKEYWERAVKAIGV; encoded by the exons ATGCACCTCCCAACCCTCCTCCTCTCTCTAACCCTAACTCTCACAATCCAAACAACTGCAACGCCACTCCCAATCTCACTCTTCGCCCGCGATGCAGCCCTGACAGAATCTCAACTCATTGCCATCGCCCCCTCATCCAAATCATGCACCGACGCCCCAGCGGAAGGGGAATGCGCCACCGCAAAACAAGCCGCCAAATTCACTTCCCAATCTTTCGACACATACAAAGTAACCTCGAAAGCTGAACAAGCGGCCGTTATCAGTCTGATGGCGTTTGAAAGTGGTGATTTCAAGTACAATAAGAATCACTTCCCTGGCGTTGCGGGGCAGGGCA CACGTAATATGCAATCCCCCTCCTTCAACAAACTATACGCCTCCTCCCTGCCCGCACTCAAAGACAAACTCCCCAGCGTCAGCAACAGTCCAGCTGATCTCCTCGATCTCCTGCGCAGTGACGGCGCTACGGACTTTGGTTCTGGTGCTTGGTTCCTTACTACGCAGTGCTCGAAGGAGGTGCGGAGCGCGCTTGCTGATGGTTCCGAGACGGGGTGGCAGCGGTTTATCTCGGATTGTGTGGGGACTTCTGTTACCGACGAGAGGAAGGAGTACTGGGAGAGGGCTGTTAAGGCTATTGGTGTTTAG
- a CDS encoding MIPC synthase subunit (SurA), putative, with the protein MRRGLVIFLLVNLLILSLLVRSVSTLLALLVEDAAADAIHRAELPSPNSSLIEQRPQIIPKIIHQTYKNETIPEVWVEAQQSCIDLHPDYEYILWTDEKSRDFIAAEYPWFLETFDGYSYPIQRADSIRYFILAHFGGTYIDLDDGCNRRLDPLLAYPAWVRRTAPTGISNDAMGSVPQHPFFLRTIEVLQQYDRHWLLPYITVMYSTGPLFLSVIWKEYMRDGPSEAGRVRILMQDEYNKFSWSFFTHHRGNSWHGKDAHLIFWMGQHWVFLTVCGFLLAGVFGFCLWWSYGRVMLLGAKYRYRYSKIPSISPSRVSTSPTRRSRLSVPTILRRVSFKEDEESGGVTETSYEFGRRDD; encoded by the exons ATGCGGCGCGGTctcgtgatcttcctcctcgtcaaCCTCCTCATTCTCTCATTGCTCGTCCGCAGTGTCTCGACGCTTCTGGCACTGCTAGTCGAAGATGCCGCTGCCGATGCTATACACCGCGCGGAGCTGCCTTCGCCGAATTCGAGCCTGATCGAGCAACGCCCCCAGATTATCCCGAAGATCATTCACCAAACCTACAAGAATGAGACCATCCCAGAAGTCTGGGTTGAAGCTCAACAGAGTTGCATTGATTTGCACCCGGATTATGAATATATT CTGTGGACAGACGAGAAATCGCGCGACTTTATCGCCGCAGAATACCCTTGGTTCTTGGAAACATTTGATGGCTACAGTTATCCTATTCAGCGCGCGGATTCCATCCGATACTTCATTCTCGCGCACTTCGGTGGAACGTACATTGATCTCGACGAC GGCTGCAACCGTCGCTTGGATCCTCTCCTAGCTTATCCCGCGTGGGTGCGCCGCACCGCACCCACTGGTATCTCCAATGATGCTATGGGCTCAGTACCCCAGCATCCATTCTTCCTCCGTACGATCGAAGTTCTGCAGCAGTACGATCGCCATTGGCTCCTCCCATACATCACCGTTATGTACTCGACCGGACCACTGTTCCTGTCTGTCATCTGGAAAGAGTACATGCGCGATGGACCGAGTGAGGCTGGGCGCGTACGCATTCTCATGCAGGACGAGTACAACAAGTTTTCTTGGAGCTTCTTCACCCACCACCGGGGCAACAGCTGGCACGGCAAGGATGCGCACTTGATCTTCTGG ATGGGCCAACACTGGGTCTTCCTCACTGTGTGTGGCTTCCTCCTCGCCGGAGTCTTTGGATTCTGTCTCTGGTGGAGCTACGGACGCGTCATGCTGCTTGGAGCCAAGTACCGCTACCGCTACTCCAAGATTCCCAGCATCAGCCCGTCGCGGGTTTCGACGTCACCAACACGACGCTCGCGACTCTCAGTCCCGACCATCCTGCGACGTGTCAGCTtcaaagaagatgaagagtcAGGCGGGGTCACGGAGACCTCGTACGAATTTGGACGTCGCGATGACTAG
- a CDS encoding Leucine-rich repeat, ribonuclease inhibitor subtype, whose amino-acid sequence MPPPSNHRSEVAPPEEITSVAAQGFMTGVFRFGSVSILAHMILALPHPFVFSAPSPPAYPATQPRPRPSIFSRNYLRSQLYHRPLEGFSSWISPGSRIYRGLTPQFKVFIQVAAMTLGGCIWQEKRVTEYIELLRQMKRAERLKAERADGNRW is encoded by the exons ATGCCACCACCATCCAACCACAGGAGCGAGGTTGCACCCCCGGAGGAAATCACCTCGGTGGCCGCCCAAGGCTTCATGACCGGCGTGTTCCGG TTTGGCTCCGTGTCTATCTTGGCCCATATGATTCTTGCCCTACCCCACCCCTTCGTCTTCTCCGCACCAAGTCCACCCGCGTATCCCGCAACACAACCCCGTCCGCGCCCATCCATCTTCTCCCGCAACTATCTCCGCTCACAACTCTACCATCGCCCTTTGGAGGGGTTTTCAAGCTGGATTTCCCCGGGATCCCGTATATATCGTGGTCTGACACCGCAGTTCAAGGTCTTCATACAAGTGGCAGCTATGACTCTGGGTGGTTGTATCTGGCAAGAAAAACGGGTGACGGAATATATCGAGCTGCTAAGACAGATGAAACGTGCAGAGCGACTGAAGGCTGAGAGGGCGGACGGGAATCGTTGGTAA
- a CDS encoding Imidazoleglycerol-phosphate dehydratase, translating to MSLAARTATISRSTNETKIQISLSLDGGVLPPYEPSTHFPIPTDPKEAEAAKKGIVPPKDAGHATQFTPTQQITISTGIGFLDHMLHALAKHGGMSLAVRAKGDLYIDDHHTTEDTFLALGEAFTLALGARQSLERFGRGDAPLDEALSWAVIDLSSRPWAVINLGFRREKIGDLSTEMITHGLQSFAQAAGVTLHVGCTYGDNDHHRAESAFKALAVAIRNACKRRVAGEVGAGDVVSTKGVL from the exons ATGTCCCTCGCCGCACGCACAGCGACCATCTCGCGATCCACTAACGAgaccaaaatccaaatctCCCTTTCCCTAGACGGCGGCGTCCTCCCACCCTACGAACCTTCAACCCACTTCCCTATCCCAACAGACCCTAAAGAAGCCGAAGCCGCTAAGAAAGGCATTGTACCACCCAAGGATGCCGGCCACGCGACCCAATTTACCCCGACGCAGCAGATCACCATCAGCACCGGTATCGGCTTCCTAGACCACATGCTGCACGCTCTCGCCAAGCACGGTGGAATGAGTCTTGCAGTTCGGGCGAAGGGTGATTTGTACA TCGACGACCACCACACAACAGAAGACACCTTCCTTGCACTCGGCGAAGCCTTCACATTGGCACTGGGCGCACGACAATCCCTCGAGCGGTTCGGTCGTGGCGATGCGCCTCTCGACGAGGCACTTTCGTGGGCGGTGATTGACCTGTCCAGCCGACCTTGGGCGGTTATTAACCTTGGCTTCCGACGCGAGAAGATCGGCGACTTGAGCACCGAGATGATCACGCATGGATTGCAGAGCTTTGCACAGGCGGCGGGTGTGACGTTGCATGTCGGTTGCACTTATGGTGATAACGACCACCACCGCGCGGAGAGTGCGTTCAAGGCGCTTGCTGTTGCTATTCGCAATGCTTGTAAGCGGAGGGTTGCGGGTGAGGTTGGTGCGGGGGATGTTGTTAGTACAAAGGGTGTGTTGTAA